The DNA window CCTCGAACTTCGACCCCGAGATCACGCCCGAGATGGACGCGATCGTCCTCAAGGCGCTGGTCAAGGACCCCGACTACCGCTACCAGTCCGCGGACGAGATGCGCGCCGACATCGAGGCCTGCCTCGACGGCCAGCCCGTCGCCGCCACCGCCGCCATGGGCGCGGCCGCCTACGGCTACCCGCACGACCAGGGCCACGGCTACGGGCACCAGGGCTACGACCAGCCCACCACCGCCCTGCGCACCGCCGATGCCGGCCAGACCTCGATGATGCCGCCAATGCCCCCGGGCGACGGCGGCTACGGGTACGGCGACCAGGGCCACGGCGGCTACGACCAGGGCGGGAACCGCCGCCAGAAGAAGAGCAAGGCGTCCACGATCCTGCTCGTGGCGGCCGGCGTGCTCGTCCTGGTCGGCGCGATCCTGATCGGGCGCTCCCTCTTCAGCGGCACCGCCGACAACCGCCCCGCCGTGCCCAAGCTCATCGGCTCCACCCTGGAGCAGGCGGTCAGGAGCGGGGAGAACGTCGGCCTGAAGGTGGTCAAGGGAACCGAGGCGCCCTGCGAGGACCAGCCCAAGGGCAACGTCTGCAAGCAGGACCCGGCGCCCGACACCAAGGTCGCGAGGGACTCCACCGTCACGGTGACCATCTCCACGGGCGCGGCCAAGGTGCCGATCCCCAACGTGATCAACCTCACGTACGAGGACGCCGAGAAGGCCCTGAAGGACAAGGGCTTCCAGGTCGACCGCAAGGCGCAGGAGTCCGAGCGGGCCGCCGGGACCGTCCTGGAGCAGAACCCGAAGCCCGGCGGTGAGGCGGACAAGAACTCCGTCATCACGCTCACGGTCGCCAAGGAGCAGTCCAAGGCGATCGTCCCGGACCTCAAGGGCAAGACCAAGGAAGACGCGGAGAAGGCCCTCAAAGCCGTCAACCTCAAGCTCGGCAGCGTGACCGAGCTCGACTCCCCCGGAGCCCCGCCGAAGACGGTCATCGACCACCAGCCGCAGGCGGGATCGCAGCTGGAGGTCGGCAAGACGGTCAACATCACCATCGCCAAGGCCGCGCAGCAGGTCCAGGTGCCGAACCTGGCGGGCAAGACGGTCGCCCAGGCCAGGGCGGAACTCGCGTCCAAGGGCCTGGCCCTCGGCGCGGTGGTCAGCGGCCCGTCGGACGAGAACGCCCGCGTCCTGGGCTCGGACCCGGCGGCCGGCCGGCCGGTTCCGACCGGCACGGTGGTCAACGTGGTGACCACGCCGGGCGGCGGCCAGCATGACGGCGGCAACAACAACGGCGGCGGCCGCGGCGGCTTCATCGGAGGCCTCGGCGGCTGACGTCCACCGGCAGGCGATACG is part of the Streptomyces subrutilus genome and encodes:
- the pknB gene encoding Stk1 family PASTA domain-containing Ser/Thr kinase codes for the protein MEEPRRLGGRYELSHVLGRGGMAEVYLAHDTRLGRTVAVKTLRADLARDPSFQARFRREAQSAASLNHPAIVAVYDTGEDYVDNISIPYIVMEYVDGSTLRELLHSGRKLLPERTLEMCIGILQALEYSHRAGIVHRDIKPANVMLTRTGQVKVMDFGIARAMGDSGMTMTQTAAVIGTAQYLSPEQAKGEQVDARSDLYSAGCLLYELLSVRPPFVGDSPVAVAYQHVREEPQPPSNFDPEITPEMDAIVLKALVKDPDYRYQSADEMRADIEACLDGQPVAATAAMGAAAYGYPHDQGHGYGHQGYDQPTTALRTADAGQTSMMPPMPPGDGGYGYGDQGHGGYDQGGNRRQKKSKASTILLVAAGVLVLVGAILIGRSLFSGTADNRPAVPKLIGSTLEQAVRSGENVGLKVVKGTEAPCEDQPKGNVCKQDPAPDTKVARDSTVTVTISTGAAKVPIPNVINLTYEDAEKALKDKGFQVDRKAQESERAAGTVLEQNPKPGGEADKNSVITLTVAKEQSKAIVPDLKGKTKEDAEKALKAVNLKLGSVTELDSPGAPPKTVIDHQPQAGSQLEVGKTVNITIAKAAQQVQVPNLAGKTVAQARAELASKGLALGAVVSGPSDENARVLGSDPAAGRPVPTGTVVNVVTTPGGGQHDGGNNNGGGRGGFIGGLGG